From the genome of Zalophus californianus isolate mZalCal1 chromosome 6, mZalCal1.pri.v2, whole genome shotgun sequence, one region includes:
- the JAG2 gene encoding protein jagged-2 isoform X1, with translation MRARGGGRLPGRLLLLLALCVQAARPMGYFELQLSALRNVNGELLSGACCDGDGRTTRAGGCGHDECDTYVRVCLKEYQAKVTPTGPCSYGHGATPVLGGNSFYLPPAGAAGDRARARARAGGDQDPGLVVIPFQFAWPRSFTLIVEAWDWDNDTTPDEELLIERVSHAGMINPEDRWKSLHFSGHVAHLELQIRVRCDENYYSATCNKFCRPRNDFFGHYTCDQYGNKACMDGWMGKECREAVCKQGCNLLHGGCAVPGECRCSYGWQGRFCDECVPYPGCVHGSCVDPWQCNCETNWGGLLCNKDLNYCGSHHPCTNGGTCINAEPDQYHCACPDGYSGKNCERAEHACASNPCANGGSCHEVPSGFECHCPSGWSGPTCALDIDECASNPCAAGGTCVDQVDGFECICPEQWVGATCQLDANECEGRPCLNAFSCKNLIGGYYCDCIPGWKGVNCHINVNDCRGQCQHGGTCKDLMPGYQCVCPRGFGGRHCELQLNSCTSSPCRGGLCEDLVDGFYCHCPKGTSGPLCEVDIDFCEPSPCQNGARCYNLEGDYYCACPDDMGGKNCSVPREPCPGGACRVIDGCGFEAGPRAAGVTPSGVCGPHGHCVSLPGGNFSCVCDSGFTGAYCHENIDDCLGQPCRNGGTCIDEVDAFRCFCPSGWEGELCDTNPNDCLPDPCHSRGRCYDLVNDFYCACDDGWKGKTCHSREFQCDAYTCSNGGTCYDSGDTFRCACPPGWKGSTCTIAKNSSCLPNPCVNGGTCVGSGDSFSCICRDGWEGRTCTHNTNDCNPLPCYNGGVCVDGINWFRCECAPGFAGPDCRINIDECQSSPCAYGATCVDEINGYHCSCPPGRTGPRCQDVIGFGRPCWSQGVPFAHGSSWVEDCNSCRCVDGRRECSKVWCGRKPCLLAGRPDTLSAQCPPGQRCQEKAPGQCLQPPCAAWGECGTEEPLLPSTLCLPRSSHLDNNCARLTLHFDRDQVPQGTTVGAICSGIRALPATRAVARDHLLVLLCDRPSSGASAVEVAVSFSPARDLPDSSLIQSTAHAIVAAITQRGNSSLLLAVTEVKVETVIVGGSSVGLLVPVLCAVFSVLCLACVVICVWWTRKRRKERERSRLPREESANNQWAPLNPIRNPIERLGGGGLCGGHKDVLYPCKNFTAPPRRVGEVLPGPAGPREGGREEEEEESGRGEGDCLEAEKFLSHKFTKDSSCTPGRPACWASGPKVDNRAVRSISDLRHAGKE, from the exons ATGcgggcgcggggtggggggcgcctgcccgggaggctgctgctgctgctggcgcTCTGCGTGCAG GCGGCACGGCCCATGGGCTATTTCGAGCTGCAGCTGAGCGCGCTGCGGAACGTGAACGGGGAGCTGCTGAGCGGCGCCTGCTGTGACGGCGACGGCCGGACGACGCGCGCGGGGGGCTGCGGCCACGACGAGTGCGACACGTACGTGCGCGTGTGCCTCAAGGAGTACCAGGCCAAGGTGACGCCCACGGGGCCCTGCAGCTACGGCCACGGCGCCACGCCCGTGCTGGGCGGCAACTCCTTCTACCTGCCGCCGGCGGGCGCCGCGGGGGaccgggcgcgggcgcgggcccGGGCCGGAGGCGACCAGGACCCCGGTCTCGTCGTCATCCCCTTCCAGTTCGCCTGGCCG CGCTCCTTCACCCTCATTGTGGAGGCCTGGGACTGGGACAATGACACCACCCCAGATG AGGAGCTGCTGATCGAGCGGGTGTCGCACGCGGGCATGATCAACCCCGAGGACCGCTGGAAGAGCCTGCACTTCAGCGGCCACGTGGCGCACCTGGAGCTGCAGATCCGCGTGCGCTGCGATGAGAACTACTACAGCGCCACCTGCAACAAGTTCTGCCGGCCGCGCAACGACTTCTTCGGCCACTACACCTGCGACCAGTACGGCAACAAGGCCTGCATGGACGGCTGGATGGGCAAGGAGTGCAGGGAGG CCGTGTGCAAGCAAGGATGTAACTTGCTCCATGGGGGCTGCGCCGTGCCCGGGGAGTGCAG GTGCAGCTACGGCTGGCAGGGGCGGTTCTGTGATGAGTGTGTCCCGTACCCTGGCTGTGTGCACGGCAGCTGCGTGGACCCCTGGCAGTGCAACTGTGAGACCAACTGGGGTGGTCTACTCTGCAACAAAG ACTTGAACTACTGTGGCAGCCACCACCCTTGCACCAATGGGGGCACGTGCATCAACGCCGAGCCTGACCAGTACCATTGCGCCTGCCCCGACGGCTACTCGGGCAAGAACTGTGAGCGGG CTGAGCACGCCTGTGCCTCCAACCCATGTGCCAATGGAGGCTCTTGTCACGAGGTGCCCTCCGGGTTTGAATGCCACTGCCCATCAGGCTGGAGCGGACCTACCTGTGCACTTG ACATCGATGAATGCGCCTCCAACCCGTGCGCGGCAGGGGGCACCTGCGTGGACCAGGTGGATGGCTTCGAGTGCATCTGCCCCGAGCAGTGGGTGGGGGCCACCTGCCAGCTGG ACGCCAATGAATGTGAAGGGAGGCCGTGCCTTAATGCTTTTTCTTGCAAAAACCTGATTGGTGGCTATTACTGTGATTGCATTCCGGGCTGGAAGGGCGTCAACTGCCATATCA ACGTCAACGACTGCCGTGGGCAGTGTCAGCATGGTGGCACCTGCAAG GACCTGATGCCTGGCTACCAGTGTGTGTGCCCGCGGGGCTTCGGTGGCCGGCACTGTGAACTGCAGCTGAACTCATGTACCAGCAGCCCCTGCCGTGGCGGCCTCTGCGAGGACCTGGTGGACGGCTTCTACTGCCACTGCCCCAAGGGCACCTCCGGGCCACTATGCGAG GTAGATATAGACTTCTGCGAGCCCAGCCCCTGCCAGAACGGGGCCCGCTGCTACAACCTGGAGGGCGATTATTACTGCGCATGCCCCGACGACATGGGCGGCAAGAACTGCTCTGTACCCAGGGAGCCGTGTCCGGGCGGGGCTTGCAGAG TGATCGACGGCTGCGGGTTTGAGGCGGGGCCCCGAGCTGCCGGCGTGACCCCTTCGGGCGTGTGTGGCCCGCACGGACACTGCGTCAGCCTGCCCGGGGGCAACTTCTCCTGCGTGTGCGACAGTGGCTTCACGGGCGCCTACTGCCATGAGA ACATCGACGACTGTCTGGGGCAGCCGTGCCGCAACGGGGGCACGTGCATCGACGAGGTGGACGCCTTCCGCTGCTTCTGCCCCAGCGGCTGGGAGGGCGAGCTCTGCGACACCA ATCCCAACGACTGCCTCCCCGATCCCTGCCACAGCCGCGGCCGCTGCTACGACCTGGTCAATGATTTCTACTGCGCGTGCGACGACGGCTGGAAGGGCAAGACCTGCCACTCGC GCGAGTTCCAGTGCGACGCGTATACCTGCAGCAACGGCGGCACGTGCTACGACAGCGGGGACACCTTCCGCTGCGCCTGCCCCCCGGGCTGGAAGGGCAGCACCTGCACCATCG CCAAGAATAGTAGCTGCCTGCCCAACCCCTGCGTGAACGGGGGCACGTGCGTGGGCAGCGGGGACTCGTTCTCCTGCATCTGCCGGGACGGCTGGGAGGGCCGCACCTGCACGCACA ATACGAACGACTGCAACCCCCTGCCTTG CTACAACGGTGGCGTCTGCGTCGATGGCATCAACTGGTTTCGCTGCGAGTGTGCTCCTGGCTTCGCGGGTCCCGACTGCCGCATCA ACATCGACGAGTGCCAGTCCTCGCCTTGTGCCTACGGGGCCACGTGTGTGGACGAGATCAACGGCTATCACTGCAGCTGCCCACCAGGCCGGACCGGCCCACGGTGCCAGGATG TGATTGGCTTTGGGAGGCCCTGTTGGTCACAGGGAGTGCCCTTCGCGCACGGGAGCTCCTGGGTGGAAGACTGTAACAGCTGCCGCTGTGTGGACGGCCGCCGGGAATGCAGCAAG GTGTGGTGTGGGCGCAAGCCTTGTCTGCTGGCCGGCCGGCCCGACACCCTGAGTGCCCAGTGCCCGCCAGGGCAGCGGTGCCAAGAGAAGGCCCCGGGCCAGTGCCTGCAGCCGCCCTGCGCGGCCTGGGGGGAGTGTGGCACCGAGgagcccctgctccccagcacccTGTGCCTGCCGCGCTCCAGCCACCTGGACAACAACTGCGCCCGCCTCACGTTGCACTTCGACCGTGACCAGGTGCCGCAG GGCACCACTGTGGGCGCCATCTGTTCTGGGATCCGTGCCCTACCGGCCACGAGGGCGGTGGCCCGGGACCACTTGCTGGTGCTGCTCTGTGACCGGCCGTCCTCAGGCGCCAGTGCGGTCGAGGTGGCTGTG TCCTTCAGCCCTGCGAGGGACCTGCCCGACAGCAGCCTCATCCAGAGCACAGCTCACGCCATCGTGGCCGCCATCACCCAGCGGGGCAATAGCTCACTGCTCTTGGCCGTCACCGAGGTCAAAGTGGAGACCGTCATCGTGGGTGGCTCTTCCGTGG gTCTGCTGGTGCCGGTCCTGTGCGCTGTGTTCAGTGTGCTGTGTCTGGCGTGTGTGGTCATCTGCGTGTGGTGGACCCGCAAGCGCAGGAAAGAGCGGGAGAGGAGCCGGCTGCCGCGGGAGGAGAGTGCCAACAACCAGTGGGCCCCCCTGAACCCCATCCGCAACCCCATCGAGCGGCTGGGTGGCGGAGGCCTGTGTGGGGGCCACAAAGATGTGCTTTACCCGTGCAAGAACTTCACGGCCCCGCCGCGCAGGGTGGGCGAGGTGCTGCCCGGGCCTGCAGGCCCCAGGGaaggggggcgggaggaggaggaggaggagtccgGCCGCGGTGAGGGGGACTGCCTGGAGGCCGAGAAGTTCCTCTCGCACAAATTCACCAAAGACTCTAGCTGCACCCCCGGGAGGCCGGCCTGCTGGGCCTCGGGCCCCAAAGTGGACAACCGTGCGGTCAGGAGCATCAGTGACTTACGCCACGCCGGCAAGGAGTAG
- the JAG2 gene encoding protein jagged-2 isoform X2, with protein sequence MRARGGGRLPGRLLLLLALCVQAARPMGYFELQLSALRNVNGELLSGACCDGDGRTTRAGGCGHDECDTYVRVCLKEYQAKVTPTGPCSYGHGATPVLGGNSFYLPPAGAAGDRARARARAGGDQDPGLVVIPFQFAWPRSFTLIVEAWDWDNDTTPDEELLIERVSHAGMINPEDRWKSLHFSGHVAHLELQIRVRCDENYYSATCNKFCRPRNDFFGHYTCDQYGNKACMDGWMGKECREAVCKQGCNLLHGGCAVPGECRCSYGWQGRFCDECVPYPGCVHGSCVDPWQCNCETNWGGLLCNKDLNYCGSHHPCTNGGTCINAEPDQYHCACPDGYSGKNCERAEHACASNPCANGGSCHEVPSGFECHCPSGWSGPTCALDIDECASNPCAAGGTCVDQVDGFECICPEQWVGATCQLDVNDCRGQCQHGGTCKDLMPGYQCVCPRGFGGRHCELQLNSCTSSPCRGGLCEDLVDGFYCHCPKGTSGPLCEVDIDFCEPSPCQNGARCYNLEGDYYCACPDDMGGKNCSVPREPCPGGACRVIDGCGFEAGPRAAGVTPSGVCGPHGHCVSLPGGNFSCVCDSGFTGAYCHENIDDCLGQPCRNGGTCIDEVDAFRCFCPSGWEGELCDTNPNDCLPDPCHSRGRCYDLVNDFYCACDDGWKGKTCHSREFQCDAYTCSNGGTCYDSGDTFRCACPPGWKGSTCTIAKNSSCLPNPCVNGGTCVGSGDSFSCICRDGWEGRTCTHNTNDCNPLPCYNGGVCVDGINWFRCECAPGFAGPDCRINIDECQSSPCAYGATCVDEINGYHCSCPPGRTGPRCQDVIGFGRPCWSQGVPFAHGSSWVEDCNSCRCVDGRRECSKVWCGRKPCLLAGRPDTLSAQCPPGQRCQEKAPGQCLQPPCAAWGECGTEEPLLPSTLCLPRSSHLDNNCARLTLHFDRDQVPQGTTVGAICSGIRALPATRAVARDHLLVLLCDRPSSGASAVEVAVSFSPARDLPDSSLIQSTAHAIVAAITQRGNSSLLLAVTEVKVETVIVGGSSVGLLVPVLCAVFSVLCLACVVICVWWTRKRRKERERSRLPREESANNQWAPLNPIRNPIERLGGGGLCGGHKDVLYPCKNFTAPPRRVGEVLPGPAGPREGGREEEEEESGRGEGDCLEAEKFLSHKFTKDSSCTPGRPACWASGPKVDNRAVRSISDLRHAGKE encoded by the exons ATGcgggcgcggggtggggggcgcctgcccgggaggctgctgctgctgctggcgcTCTGCGTGCAG GCGGCACGGCCCATGGGCTATTTCGAGCTGCAGCTGAGCGCGCTGCGGAACGTGAACGGGGAGCTGCTGAGCGGCGCCTGCTGTGACGGCGACGGCCGGACGACGCGCGCGGGGGGCTGCGGCCACGACGAGTGCGACACGTACGTGCGCGTGTGCCTCAAGGAGTACCAGGCCAAGGTGACGCCCACGGGGCCCTGCAGCTACGGCCACGGCGCCACGCCCGTGCTGGGCGGCAACTCCTTCTACCTGCCGCCGGCGGGCGCCGCGGGGGaccgggcgcgggcgcgggcccGGGCCGGAGGCGACCAGGACCCCGGTCTCGTCGTCATCCCCTTCCAGTTCGCCTGGCCG CGCTCCTTCACCCTCATTGTGGAGGCCTGGGACTGGGACAATGACACCACCCCAGATG AGGAGCTGCTGATCGAGCGGGTGTCGCACGCGGGCATGATCAACCCCGAGGACCGCTGGAAGAGCCTGCACTTCAGCGGCCACGTGGCGCACCTGGAGCTGCAGATCCGCGTGCGCTGCGATGAGAACTACTACAGCGCCACCTGCAACAAGTTCTGCCGGCCGCGCAACGACTTCTTCGGCCACTACACCTGCGACCAGTACGGCAACAAGGCCTGCATGGACGGCTGGATGGGCAAGGAGTGCAGGGAGG CCGTGTGCAAGCAAGGATGTAACTTGCTCCATGGGGGCTGCGCCGTGCCCGGGGAGTGCAG GTGCAGCTACGGCTGGCAGGGGCGGTTCTGTGATGAGTGTGTCCCGTACCCTGGCTGTGTGCACGGCAGCTGCGTGGACCCCTGGCAGTGCAACTGTGAGACCAACTGGGGTGGTCTACTCTGCAACAAAG ACTTGAACTACTGTGGCAGCCACCACCCTTGCACCAATGGGGGCACGTGCATCAACGCCGAGCCTGACCAGTACCATTGCGCCTGCCCCGACGGCTACTCGGGCAAGAACTGTGAGCGGG CTGAGCACGCCTGTGCCTCCAACCCATGTGCCAATGGAGGCTCTTGTCACGAGGTGCCCTCCGGGTTTGAATGCCACTGCCCATCAGGCTGGAGCGGACCTACCTGTGCACTTG ACATCGATGAATGCGCCTCCAACCCGTGCGCGGCAGGGGGCACCTGCGTGGACCAGGTGGATGGCTTCGAGTGCATCTGCCCCGAGCAGTGGGTGGGGGCCACCTGCCAGCTGG ACGTCAACGACTGCCGTGGGCAGTGTCAGCATGGTGGCACCTGCAAG GACCTGATGCCTGGCTACCAGTGTGTGTGCCCGCGGGGCTTCGGTGGCCGGCACTGTGAACTGCAGCTGAACTCATGTACCAGCAGCCCCTGCCGTGGCGGCCTCTGCGAGGACCTGGTGGACGGCTTCTACTGCCACTGCCCCAAGGGCACCTCCGGGCCACTATGCGAG GTAGATATAGACTTCTGCGAGCCCAGCCCCTGCCAGAACGGGGCCCGCTGCTACAACCTGGAGGGCGATTATTACTGCGCATGCCCCGACGACATGGGCGGCAAGAACTGCTCTGTACCCAGGGAGCCGTGTCCGGGCGGGGCTTGCAGAG TGATCGACGGCTGCGGGTTTGAGGCGGGGCCCCGAGCTGCCGGCGTGACCCCTTCGGGCGTGTGTGGCCCGCACGGACACTGCGTCAGCCTGCCCGGGGGCAACTTCTCCTGCGTGTGCGACAGTGGCTTCACGGGCGCCTACTGCCATGAGA ACATCGACGACTGTCTGGGGCAGCCGTGCCGCAACGGGGGCACGTGCATCGACGAGGTGGACGCCTTCCGCTGCTTCTGCCCCAGCGGCTGGGAGGGCGAGCTCTGCGACACCA ATCCCAACGACTGCCTCCCCGATCCCTGCCACAGCCGCGGCCGCTGCTACGACCTGGTCAATGATTTCTACTGCGCGTGCGACGACGGCTGGAAGGGCAAGACCTGCCACTCGC GCGAGTTCCAGTGCGACGCGTATACCTGCAGCAACGGCGGCACGTGCTACGACAGCGGGGACACCTTCCGCTGCGCCTGCCCCCCGGGCTGGAAGGGCAGCACCTGCACCATCG CCAAGAATAGTAGCTGCCTGCCCAACCCCTGCGTGAACGGGGGCACGTGCGTGGGCAGCGGGGACTCGTTCTCCTGCATCTGCCGGGACGGCTGGGAGGGCCGCACCTGCACGCACA ATACGAACGACTGCAACCCCCTGCCTTG CTACAACGGTGGCGTCTGCGTCGATGGCATCAACTGGTTTCGCTGCGAGTGTGCTCCTGGCTTCGCGGGTCCCGACTGCCGCATCA ACATCGACGAGTGCCAGTCCTCGCCTTGTGCCTACGGGGCCACGTGTGTGGACGAGATCAACGGCTATCACTGCAGCTGCCCACCAGGCCGGACCGGCCCACGGTGCCAGGATG TGATTGGCTTTGGGAGGCCCTGTTGGTCACAGGGAGTGCCCTTCGCGCACGGGAGCTCCTGGGTGGAAGACTGTAACAGCTGCCGCTGTGTGGACGGCCGCCGGGAATGCAGCAAG GTGTGGTGTGGGCGCAAGCCTTGTCTGCTGGCCGGCCGGCCCGACACCCTGAGTGCCCAGTGCCCGCCAGGGCAGCGGTGCCAAGAGAAGGCCCCGGGCCAGTGCCTGCAGCCGCCCTGCGCGGCCTGGGGGGAGTGTGGCACCGAGgagcccctgctccccagcacccTGTGCCTGCCGCGCTCCAGCCACCTGGACAACAACTGCGCCCGCCTCACGTTGCACTTCGACCGTGACCAGGTGCCGCAG GGCACCACTGTGGGCGCCATCTGTTCTGGGATCCGTGCCCTACCGGCCACGAGGGCGGTGGCCCGGGACCACTTGCTGGTGCTGCTCTGTGACCGGCCGTCCTCAGGCGCCAGTGCGGTCGAGGTGGCTGTG TCCTTCAGCCCTGCGAGGGACCTGCCCGACAGCAGCCTCATCCAGAGCACAGCTCACGCCATCGTGGCCGCCATCACCCAGCGGGGCAATAGCTCACTGCTCTTGGCCGTCACCGAGGTCAAAGTGGAGACCGTCATCGTGGGTGGCTCTTCCGTGG gTCTGCTGGTGCCGGTCCTGTGCGCTGTGTTCAGTGTGCTGTGTCTGGCGTGTGTGGTCATCTGCGTGTGGTGGACCCGCAAGCGCAGGAAAGAGCGGGAGAGGAGCCGGCTGCCGCGGGAGGAGAGTGCCAACAACCAGTGGGCCCCCCTGAACCCCATCCGCAACCCCATCGAGCGGCTGGGTGGCGGAGGCCTGTGTGGGGGCCACAAAGATGTGCTTTACCCGTGCAAGAACTTCACGGCCCCGCCGCGCAGGGTGGGCGAGGTGCTGCCCGGGCCTGCAGGCCCCAGGGaaggggggcgggaggaggaggaggaggagtccgGCCGCGGTGAGGGGGACTGCCTGGAGGCCGAGAAGTTCCTCTCGCACAAATTCACCAAAGACTCTAGCTGCACCCCCGGGAGGCCGGCCTGCTGGGCCTCGGGCCCCAAAGTGGACAACCGTGCGGTCAGGAGCATCAGTGACTTACGCCACGCCGGCAAGGAGTAG